One region of Ornithorhynchus anatinus isolate Pmale09 chromosome X5, mOrnAna1.pri.v4, whole genome shotgun sequence genomic DNA includes:
- the LOC100075368 gene encoding phosphorylated adapter RNA export protein-like, translating into MAAAAPNHEGPGDGRRSREGGQGKWQRTPGDRPCYARQRAGWVPPGCVQPWKEDAVHGRAAAGMSYGRIAPGTWSSSAAARPSTMKDEGSSESSSSESEEMGSGPKRKWKRCFYAGANRGAAPSSQILPRQRGRKVNTIWSRVLEEQNQDALTTELFLMDVEDDVDRGRESETYNYLQARRLRWLQEKEKLDEELDEYMRRADRMEKEEGGSGQSRQVPRRPVRERLGPREEYSRWRAVAGEKSEEEAAEEIFSRPGGGEDNMEEFI; encoded by the exons ATGGCCGCCGCCGCTCCGAACCACGAGGGGCCGGGAGACGGGCGCCGGAGCAGAGAGGGCGgacagggcaagtggcagag GACCCCCGGGGACCGGCCCTGCTACGCTCGGCAGCGGGCGGGTTGGGTCCCACCCGGCTGCGTGCAGCCCTGGAAGGAGGACGCGGTTCACGGCCGGGCGGCTGCCGGG ATGTCATATGGAAGAATCGCACCTGGGACGTGGTCCAGTAGCGCCGCGGCCCGTCCCTCGACGATGAAAGACGAGGGCTCCTCCGAAAGCAGCTCTTCCGaatcggaggagatgggctcggGACCAAAACGAAAGTGGAAGAGATGTTTTTACGCTGGGGCCAACCGAGGGGCTGCCCCGAGCTCTCAGATCCTCCCCcgtcagagagggaggaaagtcaATACTATCTGGTCCAGAGTGCTTGAGGAACAGAACCAGGACGCCTTAACCACTGAGCTCTTCCTGATGGACGTGGAGGATGATGTCGATCGCGGCAGAGAATCGGAAACCTACAATTATCTGCAAGCCAGAAGGCTCAGGTGGCTCCAGGAAAAAGAGAAGTTAGACGAAGAACTGGACGAATACATGCGGAGAGCCGATCgaatggaaaaggaagaggggggaagtggACAGAGCCGTCAGGTACCCAGGCGGCCCGTCAGAGAgaggctggggcccagggaagaatACAGTAGATGGCGTGCTGTTGCTGGAGAGAAATcggaggaggaggctgcagaaGAAATATTCTCCAG gccgggaggaggtgaggacaACATGGAGGAGTTTATCTGA